A genome region from Haloactinospora alba includes the following:
- a CDS encoding LamB/YcsF family protein translates to MKELVDLNADAGESFGRWRLGDDGALLPQVTSVNVACGWHAGDPATMRDSVELARDNGVALGAHPGFPDLAGFGRRAIAFSPREAADACLYQYGALRGFADAARTPVTHVKPHGALYGLTIREPDVARAVAEAVGSVDEELVVMLHAGSPAESAASSGARVAREAFADLDYGDDGRVVIEPEPQEKDPHKCADQAAAILRGQVTTISGGTVDIDADTICVHGDRPNAAAVARAVRARFAEEGVAVAPVRDVLAARRG, encoded by the coding sequence ATGAAGGAACTGGTCGACCTGAACGCCGACGCGGGGGAGAGCTTCGGCCGGTGGCGACTGGGGGACGACGGCGCCCTGCTGCCCCAGGTGACCTCGGTCAACGTCGCCTGCGGCTGGCACGCGGGGGACCCGGCCACCATGCGGGACTCGGTCGAGTTGGCGCGGGACAACGGTGTGGCGCTCGGGGCGCACCCCGGTTTCCCCGACCTCGCCGGGTTCGGACGGCGCGCGATCGCGTTCTCGCCCCGGGAGGCGGCCGACGCCTGCCTGTACCAGTACGGGGCGCTGCGCGGGTTCGCCGACGCGGCCCGAACCCCGGTCACGCACGTCAAACCGCACGGTGCGCTCTACGGGCTGACCATCCGCGAACCGGACGTCGCCCGGGCCGTGGCCGAGGCGGTGGGGTCGGTGGACGAGGAGCTGGTGGTGATGCTGCACGCCGGCTCCCCCGCGGAGTCGGCCGCTTCCAGCGGGGCCCGCGTCGCGCGGGAGGCGTTCGCCGACCTCGACTACGGCGACGACGGGCGCGTCGTCATCGAGCCGGAGCCGCAGGAGAAGGACCCGCACAAGTGCGCCGACCAGGCCGCGGCGATCCTGCGCGGCCAGGTCACCACCATCAGCGGCGGGACCGTCGACATCGACGCCGACACGATCTGCGTGCACGGCGACCGGCCCAACGCCGCGGCCGTCGCCCGGGCGGTCCGCGCCAGGTTCGCCGAGGAGGGGGTGGCCGTGGCGCCGGTGCGGGACGTCCTCGCCGCGCGCCGCGGCTAA
- a CDS encoding acetyl-CoA carboxylase — MATIKATMPGVVYRRPAPEAAPYVEEGGTVASGQTVALIEVMKNFNELSSEREGTLTRFLVEDGDEVSIGQEIAEVDG, encoded by the coding sequence ATGGCGACGATCAAGGCGACCATGCCCGGAGTGGTGTACCGGCGGCCCGCCCCGGAGGCCGCTCCCTACGTGGAGGAGGGCGGAACGGTGGCCAGCGGCCAGACCGTCGCCCTCATCGAGGTGATGAAGAACTTCAACGAGCTGAGCTCGGAACGGGAGGGCACCCTCACCCGGTTCCTCGTCGAGGACGGCGACGAGGTGTCCATCGGCCAGGAGATCGCCGAGGTGGACGGCTGA
- a CDS encoding MFS transporter produces the protein MSAGTTTPSTDSPSLSPVTGWCAVLAVTLGIFALMTSELLPVGLLTPVSTDLGVSEGTAGLMVTVPGLVAVASAPLTTVAVGNLDRRLVLGVPAATLVGDTAGWRVAFAAVGALGLAALACMLVLLPRIPPQRTIQLRDLPAVFRSNTAVRVGTGTAFLLVTSHFLAYTFVRPLLRGDGVSGDLVSTLLLVFGVAGICGNFAAGALLDNHLRRVVLGISLVLAAAMALFAITDLTAASSAALLVLWGLGYGAVPVTLQTWIIRSSPGATEAASSLYVAVFNLSIALGALLGGVIVDSVAAAGVLWAGCGLAALALPLIARTSAPPRG, from the coding sequence GTGTCCGCGGGCACCACGACACCCTCCACTGATTCCCCATCCCTGTCCCCCGTCACGGGCTGGTGCGCCGTCCTGGCGGTGACGCTCGGCATCTTCGCCCTCATGACGTCGGAACTGCTGCCCGTGGGGCTGCTGACCCCGGTCAGCACCGACCTCGGCGTCTCCGAGGGCACCGCCGGACTCATGGTGACCGTCCCCGGCCTGGTCGCCGTCGCCTCGGCGCCACTGACCACCGTGGCGGTGGGGAACCTCGACCGGAGGCTGGTACTGGGCGTGCCGGCCGCCACCCTCGTCGGTGACACCGCCGGGTGGCGCGTCGCCTTCGCCGCGGTGGGCGCCCTCGGGCTCGCAGCGCTCGCGTGCATGCTCGTCCTCCTCCCCCGCATCCCGCCGCAGCGCACGATCCAGCTGCGGGACCTCCCCGCGGTGTTCCGGAGCAACACCGCCGTACGCGTCGGGACGGGAACGGCGTTCCTGCTGGTCACCAGCCATTTCCTCGCCTACACCTTCGTGCGGCCGCTCCTGCGGGGCGACGGCGTGAGCGGCGACCTGGTCAGCACGCTGCTCCTCGTGTTCGGCGTGGCCGGGATCTGCGGCAACTTCGCCGCCGGAGCCCTGCTGGACAACCACCTACGGCGCGTGGTCCTGGGGATCTCCCTCGTCCTGGCCGCGGCGATGGCGCTGTTCGCGATCACCGACCTCACCGCTGCCTCCTCGGCCGCGCTGCTGGTGCTGTGGGGGCTGGGTTACGGCGCGGTCCCGGTGACGCTGCAGACGTGGATCATCCGGTCCTCCCCCGGCGCCACGGAGGCCGCCTCGTCGCTGTACGTCGCCGTGTTCAACCTCTCCATCGCGCTGGGCGCCCTGCTCGGCGGGGTCATCGTGGACAGCGTCGCCGCCGCCGGTGTGCTGTGGGCCGGGTGCGGGCTCGCCGCCCTGGCGCTGCCCCTCATCGCGCGTACCTCGGCGCCGCCCCGCGGCTGA
- the pdxR gene encoding MocR-like pyridoxine biosynthesis transcription factor PdxR yields the protein MSMTVDPEPTGNMVHSHFGFMGQTGGGGREPRSDDGTGSDLHLDLSGGGSLRARLMRALREAVISGRLAPGTRLPSYRALAADLGIARNTVADAYAELVEEGWLTARRGAGTRVAQRAAPLEPERPPRTAPTGRRPAHDLLPSSPDAAAFPRSAWAASARRALENAPTEAFGVGDPRGRGELRRALTGYLARTRGVRTSADRVVVCSGLAHALQLLRAALGGTVAVESYGLAFHRDLLTGEGSGTVPVTVDECGARVGELSGTEAEAVLLTPAHQFPLGGPLRPERRAAVVDWARTTGGVVFEDDYDGEFRYDRQPVGAVQGLDPEHVVYLGSTSKSLSPALRLGWMVLPGWLVDRVLAVKGSRETSTGVVDQLTLADFVERGGYDRHLRRMRRVYRRRRDQLVSVLAERAPHVGVSGISAGLHAVLDLPPGTEDAALRAASRQRLALEPLTAYRHPDSVAPRREGLVIGYGTPPEHSYPGALEALCRSLPAAP from the coding sequence ATGTCGATGACCGTAGATCCCGAACCGACCGGAAACATGGTGCATTCGCACTTCGGATTCATGGGCCAAACCGGCGGAGGGGGCCGGGAGCCGCGGTCGGACGACGGCACCGGTTCCGATCTCCACCTCGACCTCAGCGGCGGTGGGAGCCTCCGCGCGCGGCTCATGCGCGCCCTGCGCGAGGCGGTGATCTCGGGTCGGCTGGCGCCCGGGACGCGCCTGCCCTCCTACCGTGCGCTCGCCGCCGACCTGGGCATCGCGCGTAACACGGTGGCCGACGCCTACGCTGAGCTCGTCGAAGAGGGGTGGCTGACCGCCCGCCGCGGGGCGGGAACCCGCGTGGCCCAGCGGGCCGCGCCGTTGGAACCGGAGCGTCCGCCCCGCACGGCGCCGACCGGACGCCGCCCCGCGCACGACCTGCTTCCCAGCTCGCCGGACGCCGCCGCGTTCCCGCGTTCGGCCTGGGCTGCCTCGGCCCGGCGGGCGTTGGAGAACGCCCCCACCGAGGCGTTCGGTGTCGGCGACCCCCGCGGACGCGGCGAGCTGCGGCGCGCCCTCACCGGCTACCTGGCGCGCACGCGGGGCGTGCGCACCTCCGCCGACCGTGTCGTGGTGTGCTCCGGTCTCGCGCACGCGCTGCAGCTGCTGCGTGCGGCGCTGGGCGGGACGGTGGCGGTGGAGTCGTACGGTCTCGCGTTCCACCGCGACCTCCTCACCGGGGAGGGGAGCGGTACCGTGCCCGTCACGGTCGACGAGTGCGGGGCCCGGGTGGGGGAGTTGTCCGGTACGGAGGCCGAGGCGGTGCTGCTGACTCCCGCCCACCAGTTCCCCCTGGGCGGGCCGCTGCGTCCGGAGCGTCGGGCGGCGGTCGTGGACTGGGCCCGCACCACGGGGGGAGTGGTGTTCGAGGACGACTACGACGGGGAGTTCCGTTACGACCGCCAGCCCGTGGGGGCGGTCCAGGGGCTCGACCCCGAGCACGTCGTCTACCTCGGCTCTACCAGTAAGAGCCTCTCCCCGGCACTGCGGCTGGGATGGATGGTCCTGCCGGGGTGGCTGGTGGACCGGGTCCTCGCTGTGAAAGGATCCCGGGAGACCTCCACGGGGGTCGTGGACCAGCTGACCCTCGCCGACTTCGTGGAGCGGGGAGGCTACGACCGTCACCTGCGCCGGATGCGCCGGGTGTACCGGCGGCGCCGGGACCAGCTCGTGTCCGTGTTGGCCGAACGCGCGCCGCACGTCGGGGTCAGCGGTATCTCCGCCGGACTGCACGCGGTGCTCGACCTGCCCCCGGGAACCGAGGACGCGGCGCTGCGCGCCGCGTCGCGGCAACGGTTGGCTCTGGAACCGCTCACCGCCTACCGGCACCCGGACAGTGTGGCGCCTCGGCGGGAGGGGCTGGTCATCGGTTACGGGACACCGCCCGAGCACTCCTATCCGGGTGCGCTCGAGGCGCTGTGCCGGTCGCTTCCCGCTGCGCCGTGA
- a CDS encoding carboxymuconolactone decarboxylase family protein — MTFFQVPERMDFQKNAPRVFKAVVALDTAARAGLEETLVELVQIRASQINHCAYCIQYHTVDARKAGESDERIHQLSAWHESSSFTPRERAALALTEAVTRLPEGVSDEVYDQAAEHFDDAELAQLTAVIFTVNVWNRMNVTTRTTPETG; from the coding sequence ATGACATTTTTCCAGGTACCAGAACGCATGGACTTCCAGAAGAACGCCCCCAGGGTTTTCAAGGCCGTCGTCGCCCTGGACACGGCCGCGCGGGCCGGGCTCGAAGAGACCCTGGTGGAGCTGGTGCAGATCCGCGCCTCGCAGATCAACCACTGCGCGTACTGCATCCAGTACCACACCGTCGACGCGCGCAAGGCGGGCGAGTCGGACGAACGCATCCACCAGCTCAGCGCGTGGCACGAGTCGAGCAGCTTCACTCCCCGGGAGCGGGCCGCCCTCGCCCTGACCGAGGCGGTCACCCGGCTGCCGGAGGGGGTGTCGGACGAGGTCTACGACCAGGCCGCCGAGCACTTCGACGACGCGGAGCTGGCCCAGCTCACCGCGGTGATCTTCACGGTCAACGTGTGGAACCGGATGAACGTGACCACCCGCACGACCCCCGAGACCGGGTGA
- a CDS encoding acetyl-CoA carboxylase biotin carboxylase subunit, translating to MGGMRRVLVANRGEIALRVVRACHAAGIEAVAVYSDADRDSRWVRLADDAVHIGASSVAKSYLNADALLEAARSSGADAVHPGYGFLSESAEFARRVSEAGLVFVGAPSPVIARMGDKAAARAAAEEARVPVIPGSGPLADENAALETAPDIGYPLLVKASAGGGGKGIRPVRGAGELPGVLATARAEARASFGDDTVYLERSLEGARHVEVQVLADDHGNVIHVFDRECSVQRRRQKLLEEAPSPGIGPKLRGEITAAATRLAAHVGYRGAGTVEFLVAPNGEFHFLEMNTRIQVEHPVTECVTGVDLVAEQLRVASGGPLALRQEDVALDGSAVELRINAEDPDNGFMPTPGELTRFDLPGGPGIRIDTGFVPGDRITPFYDSMIAKLVCWGTDREQALARAGQAVSELGVEGVASTRPLHEALLASPEVRKATFHTAWLEEWLSHRE from the coding sequence ATGGGCGGGATGCGGCGAGTCCTCGTGGCCAACCGGGGTGAGATCGCGCTGCGGGTGGTCCGGGCGTGCCACGCGGCCGGGATCGAGGCGGTGGCGGTGTACTCCGACGCCGACCGCGACTCCCGGTGGGTGCGCCTCGCGGACGACGCGGTGCACATCGGCGCGTCGTCGGTGGCCAAGTCGTACCTGAACGCCGACGCGCTCCTGGAGGCCGCCCGCTCCAGTGGGGCGGACGCCGTCCACCCGGGCTACGGCTTCCTCTCGGAGAGCGCCGAGTTCGCCCGGCGGGTCAGCGAGGCGGGGCTGGTGTTCGTCGGCGCCCCCTCCCCCGTCATCGCGCGGATGGGGGACAAGGCGGCGGCCCGGGCGGCCGCGGAGGAGGCGCGGGTACCGGTCATCCCGGGAAGCGGCCCTCTCGCCGACGAGAACGCCGCCCTGGAAACGGCACCGGACATCGGCTACCCGCTCCTGGTCAAGGCGTCCGCGGGCGGCGGCGGAAAGGGGATCAGGCCGGTGCGCGGGGCCGGGGAACTGCCCGGGGTGCTCGCGACGGCGCGCGCGGAGGCGCGCGCCTCCTTCGGCGACGACACGGTGTACCTGGAACGCTCCCTGGAGGGCGCGCGGCACGTGGAGGTGCAGGTACTCGCGGACGACCACGGCAACGTCATACACGTGTTCGATCGGGAGTGCTCCGTCCAGCGCCGCCGGCAGAAACTCCTCGAGGAGGCGCCCTCCCCCGGGATCGGGCCCAAGCTCCGCGGTGAGATCACCGCCGCCGCCACCCGCCTGGCCGCCCACGTCGGCTACCGCGGCGCGGGAACCGTGGAGTTCCTGGTGGCGCCGAACGGTGAGTTCCACTTCCTGGAGATGAACACCCGCATCCAGGTGGAACACCCCGTCACCGAGTGTGTGACCGGTGTGGACCTGGTCGCCGAGCAGCTGCGTGTGGCCAGCGGGGGGCCGCTGGCGTTGCGCCAGGAGGACGTGGCCCTCGACGGTTCCGCCGTCGAACTGCGCATCAACGCCGAGGACCCCGACAACGGTTTCATGCCCACCCCCGGTGAGCTGACGCGGTTCGACCTGCCCGGCGGCCCGGGGATCCGGATCGACACGGGGTTCGTCCCGGGCGACCGGATCACCCCGTTCTACGACTCCATGATCGCCAAGCTCGTCTGCTGGGGAACCGACCGGGAGCAGGCCCTCGCCCGGGCGGGGCAGGCCGTCAGCGAGCTCGGGGTGGAGGGGGTCGCCAGCACCCGGCCACTGCACGAGGCGCTCCTCGCCTCCCCGGAGGTACGCAAGGCCACGTTCCACACCGCCTGGTTGGAGGAGTGGCTCTCCCACCGGGAATGA
- a CDS encoding sulfotransferase family protein, with translation MMVLGAGFGRTGTLSLKSALERLGFGPCYHMVELLKRPEQAPLWLSAADGQADWPRIFDGYQATVDWPGCAFWRELTRQYPQAKVILTVRDPERWWQSVNSTFFNNDSGALPSREGPMGELINKLMAGVLDGGPDDRERAITAFQRHNEEVQASVPAEQLLVFEVAQGWQPLCDFLGATPPDEPFPHVNDSSEFHRILSTYAPSFER, from the coding sequence ATGATGGTGCTCGGAGCGGGATTCGGGCGTACCGGGACGCTGTCGCTGAAGTCGGCGCTGGAGCGGCTCGGCTTCGGACCCTGTTACCACATGGTCGAGCTGTTGAAACGCCCCGAACAGGCGCCCCTGTGGCTGTCGGCCGCCGACGGCCAGGCGGACTGGCCGCGGATATTCGACGGGTACCAGGCCACGGTGGACTGGCCCGGATGCGCCTTCTGGCGCGAGCTGACCCGGCAGTACCCCCAAGCGAAGGTGATCCTCACCGTGCGCGACCCTGAACGCTGGTGGCAGAGCGTGAACTCCACGTTCTTCAACAATGACAGCGGCGCCCTGCCCAGCCGGGAAGGACCGATGGGAGAACTCATCAACAAACTCATGGCGGGGGTGCTGGACGGCGGCCCCGACGACCGGGAGCGCGCCATCACCGCCTTCCAGCGGCACAACGAGGAGGTGCAAGCGAGCGTCCCCGCCGAGCAACTCCTGGTCTTCGAGGTCGCCCAGGGATGGCAGCCGCTGTGCGACTTCCTCGGAGCCACCCCTCCCGACGAACCGTTCCCCCACGTCAACGACTCCTCGGAGTTCCACCGGATCCTGTCCACCTACGCCCCCTCCTTCGAGCGGTGA
- the tnpA gene encoding IS200/IS605 family transposase — protein MADTEDYRTGRHCVFGMHVHLVFVTKYRRDVLTSEHLDFLKSVFSKVCADFDADLIEFNGEDDHVHLLVEYPPQVAVSRLVNSLKGVSSRRLKQQFRVRTRGGKLWSPSYFAASCGGAPLSIIRQYVENQRRPTQRTDHNHS, from the coding sequence ATGGCTGACACTGAGGACTATCGCACTGGCAGACACTGCGTTTTCGGTATGCACGTTCATTTGGTCTTTGTGACGAAGTATCGACGGGACGTACTCACCAGCGAACACTTGGACTTTCTGAAGTCGGTGTTCAGCAAGGTGTGCGCCGACTTCGACGCAGACTTAATCGAGTTCAACGGCGAGGATGACCACGTGCACCTACTGGTCGAATATCCACCGCAGGTGGCGGTGTCGCGACTGGTGAACAGCCTGAAGGGCGTGTCCTCGCGGCGACTGAAACAGCAGTTTCGAGTGCGTACCCGGGGTGGCAAGCTCTGGTCTCCGAGCTACTTCGCTGCTTCGTGCGGTGGGGCACCACTGAGCATCATCCGGCAGTACGTGGAGAACCAGCGACGCCCTACGCAGCGAACCGACCATAACCACTCCTGA
- a CDS encoding 5-oxoprolinase subunit C family protein, translating into MTELLVHTGGLSTTVQDAGRDGHYAIGMPPSGAMDQYSFRVGNLLVGNSEGAAALEATYIGPRLEFTDTRLVAVTGADTPVTLNGEPADTWRALPVGPGDVLSLSPVTGGARPYVAVSGGIAVPEYLGSRSTYTLTGGGGLDGRKLADGDRLPLGATEVPPASGRPVPEELRPGFPEVTEARTVVGLCSYRFTHGALKSFLGEPWKVTKDADRIGYRMSGWSLDFVPREQPHGAGSGPANVVDLGYPVGSIQVPGGDEPIVLLNDAVTGGGYATIGTVVSVDRDRMAQTKTGDQVSFVSVGLEDALEARRERGERLARVRELLTA; encoded by the coding sequence TTGACCGAACTCCTCGTGCACACGGGCGGACTGTCCACGACGGTCCAGGACGCGGGTCGCGACGGCCACTACGCCATCGGTATGCCGCCCTCCGGAGCCATGGACCAGTACTCGTTCCGGGTCGGGAACCTGCTCGTCGGGAACAGCGAGGGCGCGGCGGCGTTGGAAGCCACCTACATCGGGCCGCGGCTGGAGTTCACCGACACGCGGCTGGTCGCCGTCACCGGGGCCGACACCCCGGTGACCCTCAACGGCGAACCGGCCGACACCTGGCGGGCGCTGCCGGTGGGACCCGGCGACGTGCTCTCGCTCTCCCCGGTCACCGGGGGCGCCCGCCCCTACGTGGCGGTCAGCGGCGGGATCGCCGTGCCCGAGTACCTCGGTTCCCGCTCCACCTACACCCTGACGGGGGGCGGCGGGTTGGACGGCCGGAAACTCGCCGACGGAGACCGGCTCCCGCTCGGCGCCACCGAGGTGCCGCCGGCCTCCGGGCGCCCCGTCCCGGAGGAGCTTCGGCCCGGGTTCCCGGAGGTGACCGAGGCGCGCACGGTGGTGGGGCTGTGCTCCTACCGGTTCACCCACGGCGCCCTGAAGTCGTTCCTGGGAGAACCGTGGAAGGTCACCAAGGACGCGGACCGCATCGGGTACCGCATGAGCGGCTGGTCGCTGGACTTCGTCCCGCGCGAGCAGCCGCACGGCGCGGGAAGCGGGCCGGCGAACGTGGTCGACCTGGGCTATCCGGTCGGTTCGATCCAGGTCCCCGGAGGGGACGAGCCGATCGTCCTGCTCAACGACGCGGTCACCGGCGGCGGCTACGCCACGATCGGCACGGTGGTCTCGGTCGACCGCGACCGGATGGCCCAGACCAAGACGGGCGACCAGGTGTCCTTCGTGTCGGTCGGGCTGGAGGACGCGCTCGAGGCGCGGCGGGAGCGCGGCGAGCGCCTGGCCCGGGTGCGCGAACTACTCACGGCCTGA
- a CDS encoding 5-oxoprolinase subunit B family protein — MTTTAVTLPPARYEFGADEFVFVEIDQAMSLEANFKAMAITSALREEGLDGIVDICPSNASYMIRVDPERLHPKELVAELQRLERSQSEVAADRTLRTRVVDVPVLYDDPWTRETVLRFRDRHQDPEATDLEYAARINGFSSVERLTEALSGAPFIVTMLGFVPGLPFSYQMVPRERQIEVPKYVRPRTDTPERSFGYGGAFAVVYPVRGAGGYQLFGIAPAPVFDAEQRLPDFASGVVFPRPGDILRYRAIDTAEYERLRSEVDAGTFRYRIREAEFRPAEFLSDPDGVNRDLLEVLYR; from the coding sequence GTGACCACGACAGCGGTAACGCTGCCGCCGGCGCGTTACGAGTTCGGCGCGGACGAGTTCGTCTTCGTCGAGATCGACCAGGCGATGAGCCTGGAGGCCAACTTCAAGGCCATGGCGATCACCTCCGCGTTGCGCGAGGAGGGCCTCGACGGGATCGTCGACATCTGCCCCTCCAACGCGTCCTACATGATCCGGGTGGACCCGGAGCGCCTCCACCCCAAGGAGCTCGTGGCCGAGCTGCAGCGGTTGGAACGCTCCCAGTCCGAGGTGGCGGCCGACCGCACGTTACGGACCCGCGTGGTCGACGTGCCGGTGCTCTACGACGACCCGTGGACCCGCGAGACAGTGCTGCGGTTCCGCGACCGGCACCAGGACCCGGAGGCGACCGACCTCGAGTACGCGGCGCGCATCAACGGCTTCTCCAGCGTCGAACGCCTCACCGAGGCGCTGTCGGGCGCCCCGTTCATCGTCACCATGCTCGGTTTCGTCCCGGGCCTACCGTTCAGCTACCAGATGGTCCCCCGGGAGCGGCAGATCGAGGTGCCCAAGTACGTCCGCCCCCGGACGGACACCCCGGAACGGTCGTTCGGCTACGGCGGAGCGTTCGCGGTGGTGTACCCGGTACGCGGGGCGGGGGGCTACCAGCTGTTCGGCATCGCCCCGGCGCCGGTGTTCGACGCGGAGCAGCGGCTGCCCGACTTCGCCTCCGGCGTCGTGTTCCCCCGGCCGGGCGACATCCTGCGGTACCGGGCGATCGACACGGCCGAGTACGAGCGGCTGCGCTCGGAGGTCGATGCGGGAACGTTCCGGTACCGCATCCGGGAGGCGGAGTTCCGCCCGGCCGAGTTCCTGTCCGACCCCGACGGTGTCAACCGCGACCTGCTGGAGGTGCTCTACCGTTGA
- a CDS encoding RNA-guided endonuclease InsQ/TnpB family protein — MQLRYRYRLYPTEQQRQALAQAFGNARVVYNDAVRARQDAYQAGEKFPTGTQLQKQLITNAKRTDERGWLAECSNIVLQQAIRDADAAYTNFFNSMKGKRAGRRMGAPRFKSKRDQRQVIRLHTGGFRIRENGRLNLAKVGDVRVAWSRDLPSAPTSVTIIKTACGRYFASFVVETDPDGHGEHLDPVVDDTGEEAELALDLGLNAFATDQHGHTITNPRVLRRAERRLKKAQRALSRKQRGSTNRAKAGARVARLHAKVADTRADWLHKVTTDVVRENQTIYVEDLSVKGLSRTRMAKSVHDASWGRFLALLEYKAARYGRTLVRIDRFHPSTKLCSSCGAVQDMPLSERVYRCPCGLVLDRDRNAALNILAAGRVERLNACGADIRPATRAVGVEAGSSGIPRGNTASAA, encoded by the coding sequence GTGCAGTTGCGGTACCGTTACCGGCTCTACCCCACCGAGCAGCAACGCCAGGCGCTGGCGCAAGCGTTCGGCAACGCCCGCGTGGTCTACAACGACGCGGTGCGCGCCCGCCAGGACGCGTACCAGGCCGGGGAGAAGTTCCCGACCGGAACTCAGCTGCAAAAGCAACTGATCACCAACGCGAAACGCACCGACGAACGCGGTTGGCTCGCGGAGTGCTCCAACATCGTGCTCCAGCAAGCCATCCGCGACGCGGATGCCGCCTACACGAACTTCTTCAACTCGATGAAGGGCAAGCGCGCCGGGCGACGTATGGGCGCTCCCCGGTTCAAGTCCAAGCGCGACCAGCGGCAAGTCATCCGGCTGCACACCGGCGGGTTCCGCATCCGCGAAAACGGCCGGTTGAACCTGGCCAAGGTCGGGGATGTGCGGGTGGCGTGGTCGCGGGATCTGCCCAGTGCGCCCACGTCGGTCACCATCATCAAGACCGCCTGCGGTCGGTATTTCGCGTCGTTCGTGGTGGAGACCGACCCCGACGGCCACGGCGAACATCTGGACCCGGTGGTCGACGACACCGGCGAGGAGGCCGAACTCGCCCTCGACCTCGGGTTGAACGCCTTCGCCACCGACCAACACGGCCACACCATCACTAACCCGCGCGTGCTGCGCCGAGCGGAACGGCGGTTGAAGAAAGCCCAGCGGGCGCTGTCCCGCAAACAGCGGGGCTCCACCAACCGGGCCAAGGCAGGTGCCCGCGTCGCCCGGCTCCACGCCAAGGTGGCCGACACCCGGGCGGACTGGCTGCACAAGGTCACCACCGACGTGGTGCGTGAGAACCAAACGATCTACGTCGAGGACCTCAGCGTGAAAGGCCTGTCCCGCACCCGTATGGCCAAAAGCGTGCACGACGCGTCCTGGGGCCGGTTTCTGGCCCTGTTGGAGTACAAAGCGGCCCGGTATGGGCGCACCCTGGTGCGCATCGACCGGTTCCACCCCAGCACGAAACTGTGCTCCTCCTGTGGGGCCGTGCAGGACATGCCGCTGTCGGAGCGGGTATACCGGTGCCCCTGCGGCCTCGTGTTGGATCGCGACCGCAACGCCGCGTTGAACATCCTCGCCGCCGGACGGGTGGAGAGGTTAAACGCCTGTGGAGCCGACATAAGACCTGCTACGCGGGCGGTTGGCGTGGAAGCAGGAAGCAGCGGGATCCCGCGAGGGAACACCGCCAGCGCGGCGTAG
- a CDS encoding TetR/AcrR family transcriptional regulator yields the protein MAEKPGCRQGAVYGQRHDRGGSLSGNRANQQITEAKPVRYHVQHGDTDPAARHDPPSRRTGRWRTGQRNRERLLEAARARFTREGYDRATARAIAADAGVDVAMVYYFFGSKERLFATAVVAPQHPFQVLSDLLEDGTEDLGARLVRAFLERWEREAFEPSLALFRSVFEHQPSRTALQEALQGPAVERLAAKAGVSEPGLRVELVTAHLMGLAVARYEMTNGPLANADIDTLVAWVGPVVQRYLTGPTPEAGN from the coding sequence ATGGCAGAGAAACCCGGATGCCGACAGGGGGCGGTGTACGGTCAACGGCACGACAGGGGCGGTAGTCTGAGCGGCAACCGAGCGAACCAGCAGATCACCGAGGCGAAACCGGTCAGGTACCACGTGCAGCACGGCGACACCGATCCGGCCGCACGGCACGATCCGCCCTCGCGGCGCACCGGCCGCTGGCGGACGGGGCAACGGAACCGGGAGAGACTCCTGGAAGCCGCGCGGGCGCGTTTCACCCGGGAGGGATACGACCGGGCCACCGCCCGCGCGATCGCGGCCGACGCCGGCGTCGACGTCGCGATGGTCTACTACTTCTTCGGCAGCAAGGAACGGCTGTTCGCCACCGCCGTCGTCGCCCCGCAACACCCCTTCCAGGTCCTGTCCGACCTGCTGGAGGACGGCACCGAGGACCTCGGGGCGCGGCTGGTGCGCGCGTTCCTGGAGCGCTGGGAGAGGGAGGCGTTCGAACCGTCCCTGGCCCTGTTCCGCTCCGTCTTCGAACACCAGCCCTCGCGGACGGCGCTGCAGGAAGCGCTGCAGGGACCGGCGGTGGAGCGGCTCGCGGCCAAGGCCGGGGTCAGTGAGCCCGGCCTGCGGGTGGAGCTGGTGACCGCGCACCTCATGGGGCTGGCCGTAGCCCGCTACGAGATGACCAACGGCCCGCTGGCGAACGCCGACATCGACACCCTCGTCGCCTGGGTGGGGCCGGTGGTGCAGCGCTACCTCACCGGTCCGACACCGGAGGCGGGGAACTAA